The Sediminispirochaeta smaragdinae DSM 11293 genome has a segment encoding these proteins:
- a CDS encoding response regulator gives MAHETILVVDDEHDILELLKYNLEREGYSVITVETGEAAAATAAAKQPDLIILDLMLPGIDGVEVCKRIRSREEVKDIPIIMLTAKSEDSDVISGLEVGADDYMTKPFSPKVLVARIRALLRRKQLKEFPPREEPVITIHDIVIDTIRHEVKCSDVSLDLSVTEFSILEFLARNPGWVFSRSQIIGAVKGEDYPVTERSVDVQILGLRKKLKDKGDYIETVRGVGYRMKERV, from the coding sequence GTGGCACACGAAACTATTCTTGTCGTTGACGACGAACACGATATTCTTGAACTATTGAAATACAACCTTGAGAGGGAGGGATACTCGGTCATCACCGTTGAAACCGGTGAGGCTGCGGCCGCAACAGCGGCTGCAAAACAACCGGATCTCATTATCCTCGATCTTATGCTTCCCGGTATAGACGGAGTCGAGGTTTGTAAGCGTATCCGCTCACGGGAGGAGGTCAAGGATATTCCGATCATCATGCTTACCGCAAAGAGTGAGGATTCCGACGTGATCAGTGGCCTTGAAGTGGGCGCCGATGATTATATGACAAAGCCCTTCAGTCCGAAGGTTCTGGTGGCAAGGATACGGGCATTGCTCCGCCGCAAACAGCTGAAAGAGTTTCCCCCGAGAGAGGAACCGGTCATCACAATCCACGATATCGTCATCGATACGATACGACATGAGGTGAAATGTTCTGACGTCTCATTGGATCTCAGCGTCACTGAGTTCTCCATACTGGAATTTCTCGCCCGCAATCCGGGTTGGGTCTTCAGCCGAAGTCAGATCATAGGGGCCGTGAAGGGTGAGGACTATCCGGTAACAGAGCGGTCGGTGGATGTACAGATCCTCGGTTTAAGAAAAAAACTCAAAGATAAAGGTGACTACATCGAGACGGTTAGGGGTGTGGGTTACCGAATGAAGGAGCGGGTGTAA